One genomic segment of Paenibacillus sp. FSL H8-0332 includes these proteins:
- a CDS encoding beta-ketoacyl-ACP synthase III, with amino-acid sequence MRQLRPVGIIGTGKYVPERILTNSDLEKIVETNDEWIVSRTGIRERHIAAPEQATSDLAYEAALKALESAGMKAEELDLIIVATVTPDSAFPSTACILQDKLGAKNAAAFDLSAACSGFVYSLATATGFIQNGMYNNALVIGADTLSRITDYTDRNTCVLFGDGAGAVIVGEVPEGRGFQSFDLGAEGSGGSLLNLEAGGSRLPASQQTVEDKKHFIYMNGREVFKFAVRVMGSATERVLTKAGLSKENIDLFVPHQANIRIIQSAMQRLDLPPEKVVVNVDKYANTSAASIPLALVEAAEEGRMKAGDAVLMVGFGGGLTWGASVLIW; translated from the coding sequence ATGAGACAATTACGTCCGGTAGGAATTATTGGGACTGGGAAATATGTACCTGAGAGAATATTAACCAACAGCGATCTGGAGAAGATCGTCGAAACGAACGATGAATGGATTGTCAGCCGCACGGGAATCCGGGAACGGCATATTGCGGCCCCGGAACAGGCCACCTCTGATCTGGCCTATGAAGCGGCCCTGAAGGCGCTGGAATCCGCAGGCATGAAGGCTGAGGAGCTCGATCTGATCATTGTAGCTACGGTTACACCTGACAGTGCTTTCCCGTCCACGGCCTGCATTCTTCAGGACAAGCTGGGAGCCAAGAACGCAGCCGCTTTTGACCTGTCGGCCGCCTGCTCCGGCTTCGTCTACAGCCTGGCTACGGCAACGGGCTTTATCCAGAATGGAATGTATAACAATGCGCTGGTGATCGGCGCGGATACGTTGTCGCGTATTACAGACTATACAGACCGCAATACCTGTGTGCTGTTCGGTGACGGTGCCGGTGCGGTAATCGTCGGCGAGGTTCCGGAAGGACGCGGCTTCCAGTCCTTTGATCTGGGGGCGGAAGGCTCTGGCGGCAGCTTGCTTAATCTTGAAGCGGGCGGCTCGCGTCTGCCGGCTTCCCAGCAGACCGTAGAAGACAAGAAACACTTCATTTATATGAATGGCCGTGAGGTCTTCAAGTTCGCGGTACGCGTCATGGGATCGGCCACAGAGCGTGTGCTTACCAAGGCGGGGTTGTCTAAGGAGAATATCGACTTGTTCGTGCCGCATCAGGCCAACATCCGGATTATTCAATCCGCTATGCAGCGTCTGGATCTGCCGCCGGAGAAGGTTGTTGTCAACGTTGATAAATACGCGAATACCTCCGCGGCCTCCATTCCGCTGGCTCTTGTAGAAGCAGCCGAGGAAGGCCGGATGAAGGCAGGCGACGCTGTGCTTATGGTCGGCTTCGGCGGCGGACTTACCTGGGGCGCTTCTGTGCTGATCTGGTAA
- a CDS encoding nucleoside recognition domain-containing protein: MINFRFRHFLSGSAPFIPGAAAILLAIAIVAAPEASFKASLTGLSLWWTLVFPALLPFLILSEMLSASGFVHGIGVLLEPLMKRWFRLPGAGGWTLVLGLTAGFPAGAGGVMQLYKQGAITDKEAGRLAAIVHYASPVTLLIVVGTAFLHSPAAGYALLAIHWLSGLATGMLSACFSSSRKIVSPIPQGSDTRHTGSRSRAKKASLPRRIHQAAADARSRDGRGFGKVLGESVSSAVQNLMIVGGYMIMFAVVVSIITRLFPGLPNLVTASLLEIHLGARSMTSAATDHEGFILGGLLGPALLSAGLAWSGICAQLQALTVLKTANVRFLPFTAVRLLHGLFAFAFTLLLWTPLLNLQAAVLPVIAASPPADLPQIGTSLRIWALAPQILGLQTLLVMLLLALSAAVKLLTSNRRPSG; encoded by the coding sequence ATGATAAACTTTAGATTCAGACACTTCCTGTCGGGTTCAGCTCCATTTATACCCGGAGCCGCCGCCATTCTGCTCGCTATAGCCATAGTCGCAGCACCCGAAGCCTCTTTCAAGGCTTCACTTACGGGCCTTTCGCTCTGGTGGACCCTGGTCTTTCCGGCGCTGCTGCCCTTCCTGATCCTGTCAGAGATGCTCAGCGCATCAGGCTTCGTGCACGGTATCGGCGTCCTGCTTGAGCCGCTGATGAAGCGGTGGTTCCGGCTTCCCGGGGCGGGCGGCTGGACGCTTGTACTCGGCCTCACCGCCGGCTTCCCGGCGGGAGCCGGCGGAGTGATGCAGTTGTATAAGCAAGGGGCTATTACGGACAAGGAGGCAGGACGGCTGGCAGCAATCGTGCATTATGCCAGCCCGGTCACGTTGCTTATTGTAGTCGGAACAGCCTTCCTGCACAGTCCAGCCGCCGGGTATGCCCTGCTTGCCATCCACTGGCTGTCAGGCTTAGCCACAGGTATGCTATCCGCCTGCTTCAGCAGCTCCCGCAAGATAGTCTCTCCTATTCCGCAGGGAAGCGACACCAGACATACCGGCAGCCGCTCCCGCGCCAAAAAAGCATCCTTGCCCCGGCGTATCCATCAGGCAGCAGCGGATGCCCGTTCAAGGGACGGACGGGGCTTCGGCAAGGTGCTCGGTGAATCCGTATCTTCCGCCGTACAGAACCTGATGATTGTAGGCGGCTATATGATCATGTTCGCAGTTGTCGTAAGTATTATTACAAGGCTGTTCCCGGGGCTGCCGAATCTGGTTACAGCAAGTCTGCTGGAGATTCATCTCGGCGCCCGGTCGATGACCTCAGCCGCAACAGATCATGAAGGCTTCATCTTAGGCGGTCTACTTGGCCCGGCACTGCTATCCGCCGGACTGGCCTGGAGCGGTATTTGCGCTCAGCTCCAGGCACTCACTGTGCTGAAGACAGCGAATGTCCGCTTCCTTCCGTTCACCGCAGTCAGACTGCTGCATGGACTATTTGCCTTTGCGTTCACACTCCTGCTGTGGACACCGCTGCTCAATCTTCAAGCTGCGGTGCTGCCGGTTATTGCCGCTTCACCCCCAGCCGATCTGCCGCAAATAGGCACTTCGCTGAGAATATGGGCTCTGGCCCCACAGATCCTGGGACTTCAGACACTACTTGTTATGCTGCTGCTGGCATTATCCGCTGCCGTGAAGCTGCTTACATCGAACCGCCGTCCATCCGGCTGA
- a CDS encoding YjcQ family protein, which translates to MEEKEKIYAILKRIESDQPVNQEVMELEAEAFADIMEELTDSRMVENIKISRSGSGAVTVTTAGIKLTRRGLDFILLKESGRI; encoded by the coding sequence ATGGAAGAGAAGGAAAAGATATATGCCATCCTTAAGCGGATTGAATCGGATCAGCCGGTTAATCAAGAGGTAATGGAACTGGAAGCCGAGGCCTTCGCCGATATTATGGAGGAGCTTACCGACAGCCGGATGGTGGAGAATATTAAGATATCCAGATCAGGCAGTGGTGCTGTGACGGTTACTACCGCGGGAATCAAATTGACCCGGCGCGGGCTTGATTTTATTTTATTGAAAGAGTCTGGCAGAATCTGA
- a CDS encoding nucleotidyltransferase codes for MATVGIIAEYNPLHNGHVHHFTEAKRISGADRSVVIMSGPFTQRGEPAAVSKRARTEMALHMGADLVIELPVAYAVQPAEWFAFGAVSLLEATGVVDSLCFGSEAGTLGVLLPLAGFLAEESSALKEEIRARLSEGAGFPAAYSAAAAAAWKGTPGWNGSPEEAEALLRQPNNSLGLHYLIALRRLGSAIKPLTVPRTGAGFHDPLEGGSAIASATAIRRLLQEGGSPAAYMPEYSLSILERERAAGRGPVLLEDFAGPLRHVLSTRSAAELHSVQDMNEGLENRLLRSLPQLDKFTVSGLLQELKSRRYTLTRLQRLLLHTLLNHSKAELSPSVLSRGPGYIRVLGFRESGRELLKQMKQTAALPVITSPARYTHPMLERDLQAAAVFAGAYADPLRSDLYSDYLEPPVRI; via the coding sequence GTGGCAACTGTAGGTATTATAGCCGAATATAACCCTTTACATAACGGGCATGTCCATCATTTCACCGAGGCCAAAAGAATATCGGGAGCGGACCGCTCTGTTGTCATTATGAGCGGACCGTTCACCCAGCGCGGCGAGCCGGCGGCGGTCAGCAAGCGCGCCCGCACCGAGATGGCGCTGCATATGGGCGCCGACCTGGTCATTGAGCTGCCGGTGGCGTATGCCGTCCAGCCGGCGGAATGGTTCGCCTTCGGAGCGGTATCCCTGCTGGAGGCGACCGGCGTCGTCGACAGCCTGTGCTTCGGCTCCGAAGCAGGCACTTTGGGGGTGCTGCTGCCTCTGGCCGGCTTCCTGGCCGAAGAGAGCAGCGCGCTTAAGGAGGAGATCCGCGCACGCCTCTCTGAGGGCGCGGGATTCCCCGCCGCCTACAGTGCAGCGGCGGCGGCGGCCTGGAAGGGGACTCCCGGTTGGAACGGGAGTCCTGAAGAAGCCGAGGCGCTGCTGCGGCAGCCCAACAACAGCCTCGGCTTGCACTACCTGATCGCGCTAAGGCGGCTCGGCAGCGCGATCAAGCCCTTGACCGTGCCGCGCACCGGCGCGGGCTTCCACGACCCGCTGGAGGGCGGGTCGGCCATTGCCAGTGCAACAGCCATACGCAGGCTGTTGCAGGAGGGCGGATCACCGGCGGCTTACATGCCGGAGTACAGCCTGTCCATCCTGGAGCGGGAGCGCGCAGCAGGCCGGGGCCCGGTGCTGCTCGAAGACTTCGCGGGGCCGTTGCGCCATGTGCTCTCCACGCGCTCCGCTGCGGAGCTGCATAGTGTACAAGACATGAACGAAGGCCTGGAGAACCGGCTGCTCCGCAGCCTGCCACAGCTGGACAAGTTCACCGTCAGCGGGCTGCTGCAGGAGCTCAAGAGCAGACGGTATACCCTTACCCGGCTCCAGCGTCTCCTGCTCCACACCCTGCTGAACCACAGCAAAGCAGAGCTGTCCCCCTCCGTTCTCTCCCGGGGACCCGGCTACATAAGGGTTCTCGGCTTCCGCGAGAGCGGCCGGGAGCTGCTGAAGCAGATGAAGCAGACAGCGGCGCTTCCGGTGATTACAAGTCCTGCCCGCTATACCCATCCCATGCTGGAGCGGGACCTCCAGGCGGCGGCTGTGTTCGCCGGGGCTTATGCCGACCCGCTGCGCAGCGATCTGTACAGCGATTATCTCGAGCCGCCGGTCAGGATCTGA
- a CDS encoding YjcZ family sporulation protein, with product MGADCGYGGNVGGVNTCGVSPWTSTGAILVLYILLVIILSACFY from the coding sequence ATGGGTGCAGATTGCGGATACGGTGGCAATGTAGGCGGCGTGAATACGTGTGGAGTAAGTCCTTGGACATCGACAGGCGCGATTCTGGTTCTTTATATCCTGCTCGTTATTATTCTGAGTGCTTGCTTCTACTAG
- the rpmF gene encoding 50S ribosomal protein L32 produces MAVPQRRTSKTRRDKRRTHFKLVVPGMVKCEQCGELKLSHHVCKVCGTYKAREIIKQ; encoded by the coding sequence ATGGCAGTACCACAACGCAGAACGTCCAAGACTCGCCGTGACAAGCGTCGTACTCACTTTAAACTGGTAGTTCCAGGTATGGTGAAATGCGAACAATGCGGAGAGCTGAAGCTTTCCCACCACGTATGTAAAGTTTGCGGAACATACAAAGCAAGAGAAATCATCAAACAATAG
- the fabG gene encoding 3-oxoacyl-[acyl-carrier-protein] reductase produces MFAALKGQTALVTGGSRGIGRSIALALAAHGVKVAVNYSGSLQAAEETVARIQELGSEGIALQGNVGRSSDAENLVKEVIQAWGKIDILVNNAGITRDNLIMRMKEEEFDQVIETNLKGVFNCLKAVTRPMMKQRYGRIINISSVVGVTGNPGQVNYTAAKAGVIGMTKSAARELSARGITVNCIAPGFIDTDMTRELSDEVRSELIKGIPLGELGRAEDIANAAVFLASEGAAYMTGQTLHVDGGMYM; encoded by the coding sequence ATGTTTGCAGCACTAAAAGGTCAGACCGCCCTTGTAACCGGAGGGTCCCGGGGGATCGGCCGCAGCATTGCCTTGGCACTCGCTGCACATGGCGTGAAGGTGGCCGTGAACTATTCCGGCAGCCTTCAGGCTGCCGAAGAGACCGTAGCCCGGATTCAAGAGCTGGGCTCGGAAGGAATCGCTCTGCAGGGGAATGTCGGCCGCAGCAGTGACGCCGAAAACCTGGTCAAAGAGGTTATCCAGGCCTGGGGAAAAATCGATATTCTGGTGAACAATGCGGGCATTACCCGGGACAATCTGATCATGCGTATGAAAGAGGAAGAATTCGATCAGGTCATCGAGACGAATCTGAAGGGCGTATTCAACTGCCTGAAGGCAGTGACCCGCCCGATGATGAAGCAGCGTTATGGCCGGATCATCAATATTTCCTCGGTCGTTGGCGTGACGGGGAATCCCGGACAGGTGAACTATACTGCCGCCAAGGCGGGTGTAATCGGAATGACGAAGTCTGCGGCCCGCGAGCTGTCGGCGCGTGGAATTACCGTGAACTGCATCGCGCCGGGCTTTATTGATACCGACATGACCCGCGAGTTGTCCGATGAGGTTCGCAGCGAGCTGATCAAGGGGATTCCCTTGGGAGAGCTTGGGCGGGCGGAGGACATTGCGAATGCGGCGGTATTCCTGGCTTCGGAAGGGGCAGCCTACATGACAGGCCAGACGCTTCATGTGGATGGCGGAATGTACATGTAA
- the fapR gene encoding transcription factor FapR, with product MSKKERQQQLLAIIEGNPFVTDRELTRQLKVSIQTIRLDRLELGIPELRERMKQMAEHSYDQVRSLPADEVVGDIVDLQLDRSGISIFEIRDEHVFSRNGIARGHYVFGQANSLAVAIINDEIALTASADIRFVRMVRLGEKCIAKAQVRSLAGRNGKAEVDVFTYVGEELVFQGHFIVYRSATEEYSEGGNRSADRH from the coding sequence ATGTCCAAGAAAGAACGCCAGCAGCAGCTGCTGGCTATAATTGAAGGGAACCCGTTTGTAACAGACCGGGAGTTGACCCGCCAGCTGAAGGTTAGTATCCAGACGATCCGGCTGGACCGGCTGGAACTGGGGATTCCGGAGCTGCGTGAGCGGATGAAGCAAATGGCGGAGCATTCCTATGATCAGGTGCGTTCCCTGCCAGCCGATGAAGTGGTCGGTGATATTGTGGATCTGCAGCTGGACCGGAGCGGGATCTCGATCTTCGAGATCCGGGATGAGCATGTGTTCTCCCGCAACGGGATTGCCCGGGGCCACTACGTCTTCGGTCAGGCGAATTCGCTGGCAGTAGCCATTATAAATGATGAGATTGCCTTAACGGCTTCGGCTGATATCCGGTTTGTGCGCATGGTCAGGCTGGGCGAGAAATGCATTGCCAAGGCGCAGGTGCGGTCACTTGCGGGCCGGAACGGCAAAGCTGAAGTAGATGTGTTTACATATGTCGGGGAAGAGCTGGTATTTCAAGGCCATTTTATAGTGTATCGTTCAGCAACTGAAGAGTACAGCGAAGGGGGAAACCGGAGTGCGGATCGCCATTGA
- a CDS encoding holin, translating into MYNDALNNVLAFASVLAVFVMALVQLVKNSVTLPRNVVPAVGLIIGLLVGAAAYPFTDMNLILRLWAGGLAGLSATGLFELAFNKRSGTTKEE; encoded by the coding sequence ATGTACAATGATGCACTTAACAATGTACTAGCTTTTGCATCCGTATTGGCGGTATTCGTCATGGCGCTGGTCCAGCTCGTCAAGAACAGCGTGACCCTTCCGCGCAACGTGGTTCCTGCGGTGGGGCTGATCATCGGCTTGCTGGTAGGAGCGGCTGCGTATCCTTTTACAGATATGAATCTCATTCTTCGTCTATGGGCCGGAGGCTTAGCCGGATTATCGGCAACGGGACTGTTTGAACTGGCGTTCAATAAGCGGAGCGGGACTACCAAAGAAGAATAG
- a CDS encoding YceD family protein gives MNIHFRKLANADEPLVLHDVVDVSEVVTGRKDILAVAPLSVDLKALPAGTDSVNVVGTLSGEVDMLCSRCLTEVKSKLNIPFAETFKWLKQPILPEDDDEKLIYIKDEIVDLIPYVEENFVLHLPDSVLCKADCLGLCQKCGQNLNEGTCSCDNTVIDPRLAALKGFFTKQDD, from the coding sequence ATGAACATTCACTTTCGCAAATTAGCGAATGCCGACGAGCCTCTGGTCCTCCACGATGTTGTGGATGTCAGTGAGGTTGTCACAGGGCGCAAGGATATACTTGCTGTTGCACCACTCTCAGTAGACCTTAAAGCGCTGCCCGCGGGAACCGATAGTGTGAACGTGGTGGGAACACTGAGTGGAGAAGTGGACATGTTATGTTCACGTTGTCTCACGGAGGTCAAGAGTAAGCTGAACATTCCTTTCGCTGAGACCTTCAAGTGGCTTAAACAGCCAATTCTTCCGGAAGATGATGATGAGAAACTCATTTACATCAAAGATGAGATTGTGGATCTTATCCCGTATGTGGAAGAAAATTTCGTACTGCACTTACCGGATTCGGTATTGTGCAAGGCAGACTGTCTTGGTCTTTGTCAGAAATGCGGACAGAACTTGAACGAAGGCACCTGCAGTTGCGACAACACAGTGATCGATCCAAGACTCGCTGCGTTGAAAGGATTCTTTACCAAGCAAGATGACTAA
- the coaD gene encoding pantetheine-phosphate adenylyltransferase, giving the protein MSLQIRKERVAIYPGTFDPVTLGHMDIIHRAAKQFDRLIVAVLNNLSKNPLFSVEERTELLRQATADIPNVEVDSFRDLLVNYVRQKDAQVIVRGIRTVTDFEYELQNASINHNLDPEAETIFMMTNPRYSYLSSSVVKEIAHFGGKVSDFVTPEVELAMKQKFSRMDGGSM; this is encoded by the coding sequence ATGAGTCTGCAAATTAGAAAAGAGCGTGTCGCCATCTATCCGGGAACCTTTGATCCGGTTACGCTGGGACATATGGACATTATTCACCGGGCCGCCAAGCAGTTCGACCGGCTGATTGTGGCGGTGCTGAACAACCTGAGCAAGAATCCGCTGTTCTCCGTCGAGGAACGGACAGAGCTTCTGCGTCAGGCGACTGCGGATATACCGAATGTTGAGGTGGACAGCTTCCGTGATCTCTTGGTTAACTATGTGAGGCAAAAGGATGCCCAGGTTATTGTCCGGGGAATCCGGACTGTTACGGATTTTGAATATGAGCTGCAGAACGCTTCCATTAATCATAATCTTGACCCTGAAGCAGAAACTATATTTATGATGACCAATCCGAGATACTCCTATCTTAGCTCCAGTGTGGTGAAGGAGATTGCCCACTTCGGCGGGAAGGTCTCGGATTTTGTAACCCCTGAAGTGGAGCTGGCCATGAAGCAGAAGTTCAGCCGGATGGACGGCGGTTCGATGTAA
- the plsX gene encoding phosphate acyltransferase PlsX, with protein sequence MRIAIDAMGGDNAPECNVEGALAAAAEWSDIEIVLVGDEARLGPLLKTKPSNVTVRHAGDVIGSDEEPVKAVRRKKDSSMVVAGRMVREGEADAMISSGNTGALMTTGLLVVGRMEGIERPALAPMIPTLDDVGVLALDLGANMDAKPQHLAQYALIGSIYRNKVHGIAKPRVGLLNVGAEPGKGNELTKEAYPLLEALQGIHFVGNVEARDVLTGSCDVLVCDGFAGNILLKTLEGTAGAMFSLLKEQFSKSLKTKLGAAILMPELRSLKGKMDYKEHGGAPLLGLSGLVVKGHGSSDGNAVKNAVRQARIALKADLVPSISKEISGK encoded by the coding sequence GTGCGGATCGCCATTGATGCCATGGGCGGGGACAATGCTCCTGAATGTAATGTGGAAGGCGCGCTGGCAGCGGCTGCGGAGTGGAGTGATATAGAGATCGTGCTGGTCGGCGATGAAGCGCGGCTTGGGCCGCTGCTGAAGACTAAGCCCTCCAACGTTACCGTACGTCATGCGGGGGATGTGATCGGTTCGGATGAAGAGCCGGTGAAGGCGGTCCGCCGCAAAAAGGACTCATCCATGGTCGTAGCCGGACGGATGGTCCGCGAGGGTGAGGCTGATGCCATGATCTCCTCCGGGAATACCGGAGCGCTGATGACTACAGGACTTCTCGTAGTCGGAAGAATGGAAGGGATCGAACGGCCGGCACTGGCTCCGATGATTCCGACGCTGGATGATGTCGGTGTACTGGCCCTGGATCTTGGCGCCAATATGGATGCCAAGCCGCAGCATCTGGCACAGTATGCCTTGATCGGCAGCATATATCGCAACAAAGTGCACGGTATTGCGAAGCCCCGGGTAGGCCTGCTGAACGTCGGGGCTGAGCCGGGCAAGGGAAATGAATTGACCAAGGAAGCCTATCCGCTCCTGGAGGCGCTGCAGGGTATTCATTTTGTCGGCAATGTGGAAGCGCGCGATGTGCTCACCGGAAGCTGCGATGTGCTGGTCTGTGACGGCTTCGCCGGTAATATACTTCTGAAGACGCTGGAAGGAACGGCTGGCGCGATGTTCTCCCTGCTGAAGGAGCAGTTCAGCAAATCGCTTAAGACGAAGCTGGGGGCGGCCATCCTGATGCCGGAGCTTAGAAGCCTGAAGGGCAAGATGGATTATAAGGAGCACGGCGGAGCACCGCTGCTCGGTCTTAGCGGCCTGGTAGTGAAAGGGCATGGTTCGTCCGACGGCAATGCGGTGAAGAATGCGGTAAGACAGGCACGGATTGCACTGAAGGCTGATCTGGTGCCCAGTATATCGAAGGAAATTAGCGGGAAGTGA
- a CDS encoding PDZ domain-containing protein, with protein MRQYKRRVGLRASAYLFSFVVILYVVVFMNTPYIVYQPGSASEVAPMIRVENADPQEQGTFMMTTVSASYANVALLIASVFNSNAEVVLKETRLQDKTEQEYAAEQVFYMNSSQSYAVQAAYHAAGVPYADVVDYLYVFSVPEAANQDRFKPGDKIISVGGQKAADPAALSKLLSVHQIGDTVEVLLQRDGKEIKEQVKLVGVKDKDAAAARPGFGVVIGAVQKVEPKEEGKAVSFVDTNVGGPSAGLMFTMEIYNRLTPGDLTKGRKVAGTGTIDAEGNVGPIGGVKHKIVAADRKGAEIFFVPLKNYDEAKAKAEQIGTKMKLIPVSTLPDALKYMEELPVFRS; from the coding sequence TTGAGGCAGTATAAACGCCGGGTAGGCCTCCGCGCTTCAGCCTATTTATTTTCATTCGTGGTCATTCTCTATGTTGTGGTCTTTATGAACACGCCTTACATTGTATATCAGCCGGGAAGCGCCTCCGAGGTGGCACCGATGATCAGGGTTGAGAATGCCGATCCCCAGGAGCAGGGGACCTTCATGATGACCACGGTCTCTGCAAGCTATGCGAATGTGGCTCTTCTAATCGCTTCTGTGTTCAACTCTAATGCCGAGGTAGTATTGAAAGAGACCCGCCTGCAAGATAAGACGGAACAGGAATATGCGGCGGAGCAGGTATTCTATATGAATAGTTCCCAGTCTTATGCCGTGCAGGCAGCTTATCATGCTGCGGGTGTACCCTATGCGGATGTCGTGGATTATCTGTATGTGTTCTCCGTACCTGAGGCTGCGAATCAGGACCGGTTCAAGCCGGGGGATAAAATCATCAGTGTAGGCGGGCAAAAGGCAGCCGATCCAGCCGCGCTGTCTAAATTGCTGTCCGTTCACCAAATTGGAGATACCGTGGAGGTATTACTTCAGCGTGACGGCAAAGAGATCAAGGAGCAGGTCAAGCTGGTGGGAGTAAAAGATAAAGATGCTGCGGCTGCCCGGCCGGGCTTCGGAGTTGTTATTGGTGCGGTTCAAAAGGTGGAGCCCAAGGAGGAAGGTAAAGCCGTCAGTTTCGTGGATACTAACGTGGGCGGACCCTCTGCCGGACTGATGTTCACCATGGAAATCTACAACCGGCTTACGCCGGGCGATCTCACCAAGGGCCGGAAGGTAGCCGGCACGGGTACGATAGATGCGGAGGGGAACGTGGGGCCAATCGGCGGTGTGAAGCATAAGATTGTAGCGGCCGACCGTAAGGGTGCGGAGATCTTCTTTGTTCCGCTCAAGAATTATGACGAGGCCAAGGCCAAAGCGGAACAAATCGGTACAAAGATGAAACTGATTCCTGTCTCAACGCTACCCGATGCCCTGAAATACATGGAGGAGCTGCCGGTCTTCAGATCCTGA
- the fabD gene encoding ACP S-malonyltransferase, producing the protein MSKIAFVFPGQGAQAVGMGKDVYEALPQSRAVFEKGDEVLGFPLSTLVFEGPDSELKQTVNTQPALVTASVAYLEALSGLQIAPDYVAGHSLGEYSALVAAGVLSYEDAVRLVRLRGQFMEEAVPGGQGAMAAVLGAGRDALTELCRSITAAGTPVELANVNCPGQIVVSGSVAGVGEVVQRVKEAGGKRAIPLEVSGPFHSSLMKGAADRLAAELSKVTFNAPAMPVVVNVTAAPVTDPEEIRKLLVEQVYSPVLWQDSVEWLIGAGVDTFVEIGSGSVLAGLIRKIDRNVKVVNINSLESVQAGW; encoded by the coding sequence ATGAGCAAAATCGCATTTGTCTTTCCCGGTCAGGGTGCACAGGCAGTTGGTATGGGTAAGGATGTATATGAAGCATTGCCTCAGAGCCGTGCGGTCTTTGAAAAGGGTGACGAGGTGCTTGGATTTCCGCTGAGCACGCTTGTGTTTGAAGGGCCGGACAGCGAGCTTAAGCAGACGGTGAACACTCAGCCGGCACTGGTTACAGCCAGTGTGGCTTATCTGGAAGCGCTGAGCGGCCTTCAGATTGCGCCGGATTATGTGGCAGGCCACAGTCTTGGCGAATATAGTGCTCTTGTGGCAGCCGGTGTGCTGTCCTATGAAGATGCTGTAAGGCTGGTCCGCCTGCGCGGACAATTCATGGAAGAAGCAGTACCCGGAGGACAGGGGGCCATGGCAGCAGTGCTTGGAGCAGGTCGCGACGCGCTTACGGAATTATGCCGCAGTATTACAGCGGCGGGTACTCCGGTTGAACTGGCCAATGTCAATTGTCCTGGACAGATTGTGGTCTCCGGTTCCGTGGCCGGTGTCGGTGAGGTGGTCCAGCGTGTGAAGGAAGCCGGGGGCAAACGGGCTATTCCGCTGGAGGTTAGCGGGCCGTTCCACTCTTCATTAATGAAGGGTGCGGCTGATCGGCTGGCTGCCGAGCTGTCGAAGGTAACTTTTAATGCTCCTGCTATGCCGGTAGTGGTCAATGTGACCGCTGCTCCGGTAACAGACCCGGAAGAAATCCGCAAGCTGCTGGTAGAACAGGTATATTCTCCGGTACTCTGGCAGGATAGCGTGGAATGGCTCATTGGCGCAGGAGTAGATACATTTGTAGAGATTGGCTCCGGCAGTGTGCTGGCTGGCCTGATCCGCAAGATTGACAGGAATGTCAAGGTTGTGAATATCAACAGTCTGGAGAGTGTACAGGCTGGCTGGTAA
- the rsmD gene encoding 16S rRNA (guanine(966)-N(2))-methyltransferase RsmD produces MRVISGSAKGRPLKSVPGNGTRPTTDKVKEALFSMIGPYFEGGTVLDLYAGTGGLGIEALSRGIEAAVFVDMEQKAIDTVRANLKAARLEAQAEVYRNDAGRALAALQKRGRAFDLVFLDPPYRMKHGDELMVTLADKLLLNPDAVIVLEHESGYAYPEDIRGFVRTRQSVYGEVTISIYRYEAALPEAAVSSKEVNDESAN; encoded by the coding sequence GTGAGAGTCATATCGGGAAGTGCAAAAGGCAGGCCGCTTAAAAGTGTTCCAGGCAATGGCACACGGCCTACTACCGATAAAGTAAAGGAAGCGTTATTCAGTATGATCGGGCCTTATTTTGAAGGAGGTACGGTGCTTGATCTGTATGCCGGTACCGGAGGCCTGGGGATCGAAGCCCTGAGCAGAGGGATCGAAGCCGCAGTATTTGTGGATATGGAGCAAAAGGCGATTGATACGGTGCGCGCAAATCTGAAGGCGGCCCGGCTGGAGGCGCAGGCTGAGGTCTACCGCAATGATGCGGGAAGAGCGCTTGCGGCACTTCAGAAGCGGGGGAGAGCGTTTGATCTTGTTTTTCTGGACCCGCCTTACCGTATGAAGCATGGAGACGAGCTGATGGTTACGCTGGCGGACAAGCTGCTACTGAACCCGGATGCGGTGATCGTGCTGGAGCATGAATCGGGATATGCCTACCCGGAGGATATACGGGGGTTCGTGAGAACGAGGCAATCCGTCTATGGAGAGGTTACAATCTCGATCTACCGGTATGAAGCTGCTCTTCCAGAGGCTGCCGTAAGCAGCAAGGAGGTTAATGATGAGTCTGCAAATTAG